The DNA region AAGTTCCGGAGTCCGCCCCCGAACTCACATGGCGATGCTGGTGGACACCGAAGGAAAAAACTTTCTTGCTGACGTTGGATTTGGCGGCACCGGATTGCTGGAACCGCTGCCCTTCGTCGCCGGACGTGAATTCGAATTCCCCCTGGTGTCATTCCGTCTAACCGAGAGTAGTGGCTTGTGGGTGTTGCAAGCTTCGCAACTCGGCGGCGCATGGAGCGACCTCTATGCCTTTACGCTGGAACCGCAAGAGCGGATTGATTACGAGGTCGCGAACTGGTTCACCTCCACTTACGAATCGTCGGTGTTTCGCCATTCCTTGACGGCGCAGCGTGTGCGCCCGGACGAGCGGGTAACACTGCGTAATCGCGACCTTACGGTT from Terriglobales bacterium includes:
- a CDS encoding arylamine N-acetyltransferase; the encoded protein is MAADPIPQFSRSVPDVAAYCSRIGYSGDRSPTIATLRALHHAHVGAIPFENIDVLLGRPILLDSASLQAKLVNSRRGGYCFEQNLLFKDVLEALGFTATGLAARVRSGSSGVRPRTHMAMLVDTEGKNFLADVGFGGTGLLEPLPFVAGREFEFPLVSFRLTESSGLWVLQASQLGGAWSDLYAFTLEPQERIDYEVANWFTSTYESSVFRHSLTAQRVRPDERVTLRNRDLTV